A section of the Rhizobium sp. Pop5 genome encodes:
- a CDS encoding ammonium transporter, which translates to MSISKFSSTFALACAATAALLAPAVAFAQEAAPAAAAAAAPAFTMDKGDNTWMLVSSALVLLMTIPGLALFYGGLVRAKNMLSVLMQVFMITAVVALLWVTYGYSLAFTDGGSLNSFVGGFSKAFLAGVNTTSLAETFTKGVAIPEYTFVVFQMTFACITPGLIVGAFAERIKFSAVMLFVVLWVTFIYFPMAHMVWFWGGPSSYTSPAGLIYSFGAIDFAGGTVVHINAGIAGLVGAIMLGKRTGYKKEIMAPHSMTLTMVGASLLWVGWFGFNAGSNLEANAYASLAMINTFVATAAAAVSWCIVESLARGKASMLGGASGAVAGLVAITPAAGFAGPMGSIVLGLIVSPVCYFFVDVVKNKFNYDDSLDVFGVHCIGGILGALGTGILVNPALGGAGIVDYSTADFAATYAGTATQVLAQAKGVLTTLLWSGIGSAILYKIVDVVIGLRVSVEAEREGLDLSTHGEAAYHS; encoded by the coding sequence ATGTCAATTTCGAAGTTTTCCTCCACCTTTGCGCTGGCTTGCGCAGCAACGGCTGCGCTTCTCGCGCCGGCCGTGGCTTTCGCGCAGGAAGCGGCACCGGCCGCTGCCGCCGCCGCTGCCCCCGCCTTCACCATGGACAAGGGTGACAATACCTGGATGCTCGTCTCCTCGGCGCTCGTCCTTCTGATGACGATCCCGGGTCTTGCGCTTTTCTACGGCGGTCTCGTTCGCGCCAAGAACATGCTCTCCGTGCTGATGCAGGTCTTCATGATCACCGCCGTCGTGGCACTGCTCTGGGTGACCTACGGCTATTCGCTCGCCTTCACCGACGGCGGCTCGCTGAACAGCTTCGTCGGCGGCTTCTCGAAGGCGTTCCTCGCCGGCGTCAACACCACGTCGCTCGCCGAAACCTTCACGAAGGGCGTCGCCATTCCCGAATACACCTTCGTCGTCTTCCAGATGACGTTTGCCTGCATCACGCCCGGCCTCATCGTCGGCGCATTCGCCGAGCGCATCAAGTTCTCGGCCGTCATGCTCTTCGTCGTGCTCTGGGTCACCTTCATCTACTTCCCGATGGCCCACATGGTCTGGTTCTGGGGCGGCCCGAGCTCCTACACCTCGCCGGCCGGCCTGATCTACTCCTTCGGCGCAATCGACTTTGCCGGCGGCACGGTCGTTCACATCAATGCCGGTATTGCAGGCCTCGTCGGTGCTATCATGCTCGGCAAGCGCACCGGTTATAAGAAGGAGATCATGGCGCCGCACTCGATGACGCTCACCATGGTCGGCGCATCACTGCTCTGGGTCGGCTGGTTCGGCTTCAACGCCGGCTCCAACCTCGAAGCCAATGCCTATGCATCGCTTGCCATGATCAATACCTTCGTTGCGACGGCCGCTGCCGCCGTATCCTGGTGCATCGTTGAAAGCCTCGCGCGCGGCAAGGCTTCCATGCTCGGTGGCGCTTCCGGCGCCGTTGCCGGTCTCGTTGCCATCACTCCGGCAGCAGGCTTTGCCGGCCCGATGGGCTCGATCGTTCTCGGCCTTATCGTCTCGCCGGTCTGCTACTTCTTCGTTGACGTCGTGAAGAACAAGTTCAACTACGATGACAGCCTTGACGTCTTCGGTGTGCACTGCATCGGCGGTATCCTCGGCGCTCTCGGCACCGGTATCCTCGTCAACCCGGCTCTTGGCGGCGCCGGCATCGTCGACTACTCGACGGCCGATTTCGCTGCGACCTATGCCGGCACGGCAACTCAGGTCCTGGCCCAGGCCAAGGGCGTGCTGACGACGCTGCTGTGGTCGGGCATCGGCTCGGCGATCCTCTACAAGATCGTCGACGTCGTCATCGGCCTGCGCGTCAGCGTCGAAGCCGAGCGCGAAGGTCTCGACCTGTCGACCCACGGCGAAGCCGCTTACCATTCCTAA
- a CDS encoding P-II family nitrogen regulator, which produces MGNQMKIVMAIIKPFKLDEVREALTAIGIQGLTVTEVKGYGRQKGHTEIYRGTEYAVSFLPKLKIEIAVASELVDRAVEAIAASAKTGQIGDGKIFVYSIDHAVRIRTGETDSEAL; this is translated from the coding sequence ATGGGAAACCAGATGAAAATTGTGATGGCTATTATCAAGCCGTTCAAGCTCGATGAGGTCCGCGAAGCCCTTACGGCGATCGGCATTCAGGGCCTGACCGTGACCGAAGTGAAGGGCTACGGCCGCCAGAAGGGTCATACTGAAATTTACCGCGGCACCGAATATGCGGTCAGCTTCCTGCCGAAGCTCAAGATCGAAATCGCGGTTGCATCGGAACTCGTCGACAGAGCCGTCGAAGCCATCGCAGCGTCGGCCAAGACCGGCCAGATCGGTGACGGCAAGATTTTCGTCTATTCGATCGACCATGCCGTGCGTATCCGTACGGGCGAAACCGATTCAGAAGCGCTGTAA
- the tesB gene encoding acyl-CoA thioesterase II produces the protein MTRETSGPSAMETLLSTLDLEPIEVDIFRGRSPQVGWQRVFGGQVIGQALMAAQRTVEGERFVHSLHAYFMRPGDPSVPIIYQVERIRDGSSFNTRRVVAIQHGRAIFALSASFQGEEPGFDHQIAMPEVSAPEALLGEQQIKEQYLAHAPEAIRKYWERERPIEIRPVSLTHYFSDKKLDPRQDVWVRATGPVPDDRLYQAAVLAYLSDMTLLDTALYAHGTSIFDQSLQVASLDHSMWFHRPCKLDDWLLYTQDSPSASGARGLTRGSLFTRSGELVASVAQEGLIRKKANE, from the coding sequence ATGACGCGCGAGACATCAGGGCCTTCGGCGATGGAGACGCTGCTTTCGACGCTCGATCTGGAGCCGATCGAGGTCGATATCTTTCGCGGCCGCAGCCCGCAGGTTGGCTGGCAGCGGGTTTTCGGCGGCCAGGTGATCGGCCAGGCGCTGATGGCGGCGCAACGCACGGTCGAGGGCGAGCGTTTTGTGCATTCGCTGCATGCCTATTTCATGCGCCCCGGCGACCCCTCGGTGCCGATCATCTACCAGGTGGAGCGCATCCGCGACGGATCGAGCTTCAACACCCGGCGCGTCGTGGCTATACAGCACGGGAGGGCGATCTTTGCACTATCGGCGTCCTTCCAAGGCGAGGAGCCCGGCTTCGACCACCAGATCGCCATGCCCGAGGTGTCGGCGCCGGAGGCGCTGCTCGGCGAGCAGCAGATCAAGGAGCAATATCTGGCGCATGCGCCCGAAGCGATCCGGAAATACTGGGAGCGCGAGCGGCCGATTGAGATCCGTCCCGTTTCGCTGACGCATTATTTTTCCGATAAGAAGCTCGATCCCAGGCAGGACGTCTGGGTGCGCGCCACCGGCCCTGTTCCCGACGACCGGCTCTACCAGGCGGCGGTTCTTGCCTATCTCTCCGATATGACACTGCTCGATACCGCTCTCTATGCTCATGGCACGTCCATCTTCGACCAGAGCCTGCAGGTGGCGAGCCTCGATCATTCCATGTGGTTTCACAGGCCATGCAAGCTCGACGATTGGCTGCTCTACACACAGGACAGCCCCTCGGCTTCGGGCGCCCGCGGATTGACCCGGGGCAGCCTGTTTACGCGATCGGGCGAGCTGGTCGCCTCCGTCGCACAGGAGGGTTTGATTCGGAAAAAGGCAAATGAATAA
- a CDS encoding ubiquinone biosynthesis hydroxylase: MLDMLVVGGGYVGLSAAVAVKQAAPHLDVAVVEAAPEHVWKGDTRASAIIAAASKMLEVFGIWNEIEPEAQPITKMVVTDSRTSDPVRPVFLTFDGAVEEGRPFAHMIPNVAMVAALRGLCQRLGIEIRHGLSATELKTQDSHVTVTLSDGSALEARLLVACDGVRSKLRDLAGIRTVTWDYGQSGIVATVEHERPHEGCAEEHFLPAGPFAILPLRNNRSSLVWTELTHDADRLVAADDLVFEEELERRFGHKLGALKVVGDKRAFPLGLTLARSFVAPRFALAGDAAHGIHPISGQGLNLGFKDVAALAETVVEADRLGLDIGSINILERYQTWRRFDTFRMGVTTDVLNRLFSNDATPIRIARDVGLGLVDRLPRLKSFFIGQAAGTTAKDNPRLLAGQTI, translated from the coding sequence ATGCTGGACATGCTGGTTGTAGGCGGAGGTTATGTCGGCCTTTCCGCCGCTGTCGCGGTCAAGCAGGCCGCGCCGCATCTCGATGTCGCGGTCGTCGAAGCAGCCCCCGAGCATGTCTGGAAGGGCGATACGCGGGCTTCCGCCATCATCGCGGCCGCCTCGAAAATGCTCGAAGTCTTCGGCATTTGGAACGAGATTGAGCCCGAAGCCCAGCCGATCACCAAGATGGTCGTCACCGACTCCAGGACCTCCGACCCGGTGCGCCCTGTTTTCCTCACCTTCGACGGCGCAGTGGAGGAAGGCCGGCCTTTCGCTCACATGATCCCGAACGTCGCCATGGTGGCGGCACTGCGCGGTCTCTGCCAGCGCCTCGGCATCGAGATTCGCCACGGGCTCAGCGCAACGGAACTGAAGACGCAAGACAGCCATGTCACGGTAACGCTTTCGGACGGCAGCGCGCTGGAAGCCCGGCTGCTGGTCGCCTGCGACGGCGTTCGCTCGAAGCTGCGTGATCTCGCCGGCATCAGGACCGTCACCTGGGACTACGGCCAGTCCGGCATCGTCGCGACCGTCGAACACGAGCGGCCGCATGAGGGCTGCGCCGAGGAACACTTCCTGCCGGCCGGCCCCTTCGCCATCCTGCCGCTCAGGAACAACCGCTCCTCCCTCGTCTGGACCGAGCTGACGCATGACGCCGACCGGCTGGTCGCCGCCGACGACCTGGTCTTCGAAGAGGAGCTGGAACGCCGCTTCGGCCACAAGCTCGGCGCGCTGAAGGTCGTCGGCGACAAGCGCGCCTTTCCCCTCGGCCTGACGCTCGCGCGCTCCTTCGTCGCGCCGCGTTTCGCGCTTGCCGGCGACGCCGCCCACGGCATTCACCCGATTTCCGGACAGGGCCTCAATCTCGGCTTCAAGGATGTGGCGGCACTCGCCGAAACCGTCGTGGAGGCAGACCGCCTCGGCCTCGACATCGGCTCGATCAACATTCTCGAGCGCTACCAGACCTGGCGGCGCTTCGACACCTTCCGCATGGGTGTGACAACAGACGTGCTGAACCGCCTCTTCTCCAACGACGCGACGCCGATCCGCATCGCCCGCGACGTCGGCCTCGGCCTCGTCGATCGCCTGCCGCGCCTCAAATCCTTTTTCATCGGCCAGGCGGCGGGAACGACGGCAAAGGACAATCCGCGCCTGCTGGCCGGCCAGACGATTTGA
- a CDS encoding Trm112 family protein — MDEKLSRVDPKLLELLVCPLSKGRLSYDREHNELVSEKAQLAYPIRDGIPIMLVSEARRLDE, encoded by the coding sequence ATGGACGAAAAACTCAGCCGCGTCGATCCGAAACTGCTTGAACTTCTGGTCTGCCCGCTCTCCAAGGGGCGGCTTTCCTATGATCGCGAGCACAACGAACTCGTTTCGGAAAAGGCTCAGCTTGCCTATCCGATCCGCGACGGCATTCCGATCATGCTGGTGTCCGAGGCCCGCCGTCTCGACGAATAG
- a CDS encoding LON peptidase substrate-binding domain-containing protein translates to MRDGFMQVGNARYLKPGDLPDAIAVFPLTGALLLPAGQLPLNIFEPRYLAMLDAALAGNRLIGMVQPALGEHEDKGGEHSLAAVGCLGRITSFAETGDGRYIVSLTGVCRFRLLEEKATGDPFRTFRIAPFIADLSAENEEEAVDRAALLTAFKAYLDANKLEADWESVERASNLTLVNSLAMMSPFGPAEKQALLEAPDLKTRAETLIAITEIVLARVFGDSDTVLQ, encoded by the coding sequence ATGCGGGACGGTTTCATGCAAGTCGGGAATGCCAGATACCTGAAGCCGGGCGATCTGCCTGATGCGATCGCCGTCTTCCCCCTGACCGGTGCCCTTCTCCTGCCGGCCGGGCAGCTTCCTCTCAACATTTTCGAGCCGCGTTATCTCGCGATGCTCGATGCAGCGCTTGCCGGAAACCGGCTGATCGGCATGGTGCAGCCGGCGCTTGGCGAACATGAGGACAAAGGCGGCGAGCATAGCCTTGCCGCCGTCGGCTGCCTTGGCCGCATAACATCCTTCGCAGAGACGGGTGACGGGCGTTATATCGTGTCGCTGACCGGCGTCTGCCGCTTCCGGCTGCTGGAGGAGAAAGCGACCGGCGATCCCTTCCGCACTTTCCGCATCGCCCCCTTCATCGCTGATCTCTCGGCCGAAAACGAGGAGGAGGCCGTCGATCGCGCAGCACTTCTGACCGCCTTCAAGGCCTATCTCGACGCCAACAAGCTGGAGGCCGACTGGGAGAGCGTCGAGCGGGCGAGCAATCTGACGCTCGTCAATTCGCTCGCCATGATGTCGCCCTTTGGGCCGGCGGAAAAACAGGCACTGCTCGAGGCGCCCGACCTGAAGACGCGGGCGGAGACGCTGATCGCCATTACCGAAATCGTTCTGGCGCGTGTCTTCGGTGACTCCGACACGGTTCTGCAGTAG
- the trxA gene encoding thioredoxin, which translates to MSGSNNPYNGSFGNQMSATASFGGASEPAAASGSYIKDTTTANFGKDVIEDSRNQPVLVDFWAPWCGPCKQLTPVLEKVVNEAKGRVRLVKMNIDDHPSIAGQLGIQSIPAVIAFVNGRPADGFMGAVPESQVRQFIDRIAGPAGADEVAEIEAVLAEASELLAAGNVNEAAQLYAAVMQAAPENAKALAGMAECMIAANQHQRAREVLTDLPEEVAKDAGIQAVLKKLDQIEEARKLGDPVALERELAANPDNHEARLKLAKILNVEGRRDEAAEHLLQIMRKDRAFDDDGARRQLLQFFEVWGFKDPATVAARRKLSAMLFS; encoded by the coding sequence ATGAGCGGCAGCAACAATCCCTATAACGGTTCCTTCGGGAATCAGATGTCGGCGACGGCAAGCTTCGGCGGCGCATCGGAACCCGCGGCTGCGTCCGGCAGCTACATCAAGGACACGACGACCGCGAATTTCGGCAAGGACGTCATCGAGGATTCGCGCAACCAGCCGGTGCTGGTCGATTTCTGGGCGCCCTGGTGCGGCCCGTGCAAACAGCTGACGCCGGTATTGGAAAAGGTGGTCAACGAAGCCAAGGGCCGCGTCAGGCTGGTCAAGATGAACATCGACGACCATCCCTCGATCGCCGGCCAGCTCGGCATCCAGTCCATCCCCGCCGTCATCGCCTTCGTCAACGGTCGCCCGGCGGACGGCTTCATGGGCGCGGTGCCGGAAAGCCAGGTCCGCCAGTTCATCGACCGCATCGCCGGCCCCGCCGGCGCCGATGAGGTGGCCGAGATCGAAGCGGTGCTTGCGGAAGCGTCGGAGCTGCTCGCCGCCGGCAACGTCAATGAGGCGGCGCAGCTTTATGCCGCCGTCATGCAGGCCGCTCCCGAGAACGCCAAGGCGCTTGCCGGAATGGCCGAATGCATGATCGCCGCAAACCAGCATCAGCGGGCGCGCGAAGTCCTGACGGACCTGCCGGAAGAGGTGGCCAAGGACGCCGGCATTCAGGCGGTGCTGAAGAAGCTCGATCAGATCGAAGAGGCCCGCAAGCTCGGCGACCCCGTCGCTCTCGAGCGTGAGCTGGCGGCAAACCCCGACAATCACGAGGCGCGGCTGAAGCTCGCCAAGATCCTCAATGTCGAAGGCCGGCGCGACGAAGCGGCAGAACACCTGCTTCAGATCATGCGCAAGGACCGCGCCTTCGACGATGACGGCGCGCGGCGCCAGCTTCTGCAGTTTTTCGAGGTCTGGGGCTTCAAGGATCCGGCGACCGTTGCCGCCCGTCGCAAGCTTTCGGCGATGCTGTTCTCTTAA
- a CDS encoding prolyl-tRNA synthetase associated domain-containing protein produces MSEKTPKTRDELFTFLDGLGIPHKTVDHAPVFTVAESVALRDEIPGGHTKNLFIKDKKDRYFLLTVEENAEVDLKQVHNLIGGSGRVSFGRAEKLMEYLGVVPGAVTAFGAINDTAGNVTFVLDADLMREEIVNCHPLSNDATTSIASGDLVRFMEATGHKPLVLKVTS; encoded by the coding sequence ATGTCAGAAAAGACCCCGAAGACAAGAGACGAACTGTTCACCTTCCTCGACGGGCTCGGCATCCCTCATAAGACGGTCGATCATGCGCCTGTTTTCACCGTGGCCGAATCGGTTGCGCTGCGTGACGAGATCCCCGGCGGCCATACCAAGAACCTCTTCATCAAAGATAAGAAGGACCGGTATTTCCTGCTGACGGTGGAGGAAAATGCCGAGGTCGACCTCAAGCAGGTGCATAATTTGATCGGCGGGTCCGGCCGGGTCTCTTTCGGCAGGGCTGAGAAGCTGATGGAATATCTCGGCGTCGTGCCGGGTGCGGTCACTGCCTTCGGTGCGATCAACGATACCGCTGGGAATGTCACCTTCGTGCTCGATGCCGATCTGATGCGCGAGGAGATCGTCAACTGCCACCCGCTCTCCAACGACGCGACGACGTCGATTGCGAGCGGCGACCTTGTTCGTTTCATGGAAGCGACGGGACACAAGCCGCTTGTCTTGAAAGTGACGTCCTGA
- a CDS encoding helix-turn-helix domain-containing protein: MPWKETSVMEERLRFVARLLEGEGMSDVCREFGISRKTGYKIFNRYKDDGLEALTDRSRRPVRYANQLPEPVEAMIISCKKNKPHWGARKIRELLVKRLAGDVRIPAKSTVHAVLDRHGLVAHARRRHRFRAEGTALSQALLPNDLWCADFKGEFKLGDGRYCYPLTVTDQMSRFLLACEAFESTKEVGVFEAFRRLFAERGLPDAIRSDNGLPFASPNGLYNLSKLSVWWLRLGIGLERIRPGHPQENGRHERMHLTLKKEATRPPGKNILQQQARFDAFVSEFNTERPHEALAMKVPVDLYTPSARRYNGLPEIDYPFHDRDALVTNCGRICMHRKKINISTVLAGQKLGIKEVDDGIWLVSFMHYDLGYIDLEQRTLQTIDNPFGTRLSPMS, from the coding sequence ATGCCGTGGAAAGAGACTTCGGTGATGGAGGAACGTCTACGTTTTGTCGCCCGGCTGCTTGAGGGCGAAGGCATGAGCGATGTGTGCCGGGAGTTCGGCATCTCGCGCAAGACCGGTTACAAGATCTTCAACCGCTACAAGGATGATGGCCTGGAGGCGCTGACGGATCGGTCTCGCCGGCCGGTGCGTTACGCCAATCAACTGCCTGAGCCGGTCGAGGCGATGATCATCTCGTGCAAGAAGAACAAGCCGCATTGGGGTGCCAGGAAGATCAGAGAACTGCTGGTCAAGCGCCTGGCCGGCGATGTGCGCATTCCCGCCAAGAGCACGGTGCACGCGGTGCTCGACCGGCACGGGCTGGTCGCTCATGCCCGCAGGCGACACCGCTTTCGGGCTGAGGGAACGGCCCTATCGCAAGCATTGCTGCCGAACGATCTGTGGTGTGCCGACTTCAAGGGCGAGTTCAAGCTCGGTGACGGCCGATACTGTTACCCGCTGACGGTCACCGACCAGATGTCACGCTTCCTGCTCGCCTGCGAGGCCTTCGAATCGACAAAGGAGGTGGGTGTGTTCGAGGCGTTCCGCCGATTGTTTGCCGAACGCGGTCTGCCGGATGCCATCCGCAGCGACAACGGCCTGCCATTCGCCAGTCCCAACGGCCTCTACAATCTGTCGAAGCTGTCGGTCTGGTGGCTGCGGCTCGGCATCGGCCTCGAGCGCATCAGGCCGGGCCATCCGCAAGAGAATGGCCGGCATGAGCGCATGCACCTGACGCTGAAGAAAGAGGCGACGCGTCCACCCGGCAAAAATATCCTACAGCAGCAGGCCCGCTTCGATGCATTCGTCAGCGAATTCAATACCGAACGGCCGCATGAAGCCCTGGCGATGAAGGTGCCGGTCGATCTCTACACGCCATCGGCGCGCCGATATAACGGGCTACCGGAGATCGATTATCCGTTCCACGACCGTGACGCACTGGTGACCAATTGCGGCCGCATCTGCATGCACCGCAAGAAGATCAATATCTCCACCGTGCTGGCCGGACAGAAACTCGGCATCAAGGAAGTCGACGACGGTATTTGGCTCGTCAGCTTCATGCACTATGATCTCGGATATATCGACCTGGAGCAGAGGACCTTACAAACCATCGACAACCCGTTCGGCACGAGGTTGTCACCCATGTCTTAG
- a CDS encoding CBS domain-containing protein, translated as MLVKDVMATTVVTLSPDNGVRHAARLMSDQHVSGIPVVDDGGRLLGVISEGDLIRRTELSSGAFVLKADMGLGPDERANAFVKRCAWRVGDVMTSDPVTIDEDAPLSRVAGLMQDRGIKRIPVLRDGKLIGIVSRADLLQVIYSAKPDDTASGDEAIRRSILIRLGENTGLEGLDVTVTVSEGIVHFWGKVETPARRRAARVLAEGVNGVRGVVEHFPESPPNSTAAST; from the coding sequence ATGCTCGTCAAAGATGTCATGGCGACGACGGTCGTCACATTATCACCTGACAATGGCGTTCGGCATGCAGCCAGGCTGATGTCCGATCAACACGTCAGCGGCATCCCTGTCGTCGACGATGGTGGTCGTTTGCTGGGCGTCATCAGCGAAGGCGATCTGATCCGTCGAACGGAACTGTCGAGCGGGGCATTTGTCCTGAAGGCGGACATGGGGCTTGGGCCTGATGAAAGGGCGAACGCTTTTGTAAAGCGGTGTGCGTGGAGGGTGGGCGACGTGATGACGTCCGATCCTGTTACCATCGACGAGGATGCACCTCTTTCCCGTGTCGCCGGGCTGATGCAGGACCGTGGCATCAAGCGCATTCCCGTTCTGCGGGACGGCAAACTCATTGGTATCGTCAGCCGCGCCGATCTCCTGCAGGTCATCTACTCGGCAAAACCAGACGACACGGCATCCGGCGACGAAGCCATTCGGCGCAGCATTCTGATCCGGCTCGGTGAAAACACCGGTCTGGAAGGGTTGGATGTGACAGTCACGGTCAGCGAAGGGATCGTGCATTTTTGGGGCAAGGTCGAGACGCCTGCCCGCCGCCGGGCCGCACGCGTTCTGGCGGAGGGAGTCAACGGCGTTCGCGGGGTGGTGGAGCACTTCCCGGAATCTCCCCCCAATAGCACCGCAGCGTCGACATGA
- a CDS encoding phosphoketolase, translating to MASAETAVMNKTASVASRAKTTLSAEELRLMDAYWRASNYLSVGQIYLLDNPLLKKPLAREHIKPRLLGHWGTSPGLNMLYVHLNRVIKRDDLNMIYVIGPGHGGPSLVAHAYLEGTYSEVYPNIGQDEEGMKRLFKQFSFPGGIPSHVAPETPGSIHEGGELGYALSHAYGAAFDNPDLIVTCIVGDGEAETGPLATGWHGNKFLNPARDGCVLPILHLNGYKIANPCFLARIPKEELVKFFEGMGYAPLFVEGHEPDQVQQQLAAAMDTAVSTIKRIWTDARSKGNVSRPAWPMIVFRTPKGWTCPAEIDGKKCEDYWRSHQVPMGDMDKPEHIKVLQHWMNTYKPQELFDGDGKLRAELASLAPTGHRRMSDNPHANGGLLLRDLKMPDFRDYAVSVPKPGSVATESARVMGKFLRDVMKLNLNSKNFRLFSPDENNSNRWQDVLEVTDRCYMAEIYPEDDHLSPDGRIMEVLSEHQCQGWLEGYLLTGRHGFFSCYEAFIHIIDSMFNQHAKWLKVCNHIPWRRPIASLNYFLSSHVWRQDHNGFSHQDPGFIDHVINKKAEVIRVYLPPDANTLLSVTDHCLRSRNYVNVVVAGKQPAPQWLTMDEAIKHCAEGLGIWQWASNDRDAEPDVVMACCGDVPTLETLAAVQLIREHLPQVKVRVINVVNLMKLQPSSEHPHGLSDPDFDALFTKDKPIIFAFHGYPWLIHRLTYRRTNHKNLHVRGYKEEGTTTTPFDMVVLNQLDRFHLVEDVIDRLPQLGARAAYFKQAVRGKLIEHRQYIEAHGDDMPEISGWTWGVKSTAKGKAATSTEGDNA from the coding sequence ATGGCTTCAGCTGAAACGGCAGTGATGAACAAAACAGCCTCGGTAGCATCACGTGCCAAGACGACGCTTTCCGCCGAGGAACTTCGCCTGATGGACGCCTACTGGCGGGCATCGAACTATCTGTCGGTCGGGCAGATCTATCTGCTCGACAATCCACTCCTGAAAAAGCCCTTGGCTCGGGAGCACATCAAGCCACGGCTGCTCGGCCACTGGGGAACCTCGCCCGGCCTGAACATGCTCTATGTGCACCTCAACCGGGTGATCAAGCGGGACGATCTCAACATGATCTATGTGATCGGCCCCGGCCACGGCGGCCCGTCGCTTGTTGCACATGCCTATCTCGAGGGAACATACAGCGAAGTCTATCCGAATATCGGCCAGGACGAGGAGGGCATGAAACGGCTCTTCAAGCAGTTCAGCTTTCCCGGCGGCATCCCGAGCCATGTTGCGCCTGAAACGCCCGGCAGCATCCATGAAGGTGGCGAACTCGGCTATGCCCTCAGCCACGCCTATGGCGCGGCCTTCGACAATCCCGATCTGATCGTCACCTGCATCGTCGGCGACGGCGAAGCCGAAACCGGGCCGCTCGCGACGGGATGGCACGGAAACAAATTTCTCAATCCTGCCCGTGACGGCTGCGTTCTGCCGATCCTGCACCTCAACGGCTATAAGATCGCCAATCCCTGTTTCCTCGCCCGTATTCCCAAAGAGGAATTGGTGAAATTCTTCGAGGGAATGGGATACGCGCCGCTTTTCGTGGAAGGCCACGAGCCTGATCAGGTGCAGCAGCAGCTCGCCGCCGCCATGGACACCGCCGTCTCAACGATCAAGAGGATCTGGACGGACGCTCGAAGCAAGGGAAATGTCAGCCGCCCGGCATGGCCGATGATCGTCTTCCGCACGCCGAAGGGCTGGACCTGCCCGGCCGAGATCGACGGCAAGAAATGCGAGGACTATTGGCGCTCGCACCAGGTGCCGATGGGCGACATGGACAAGCCGGAACATATCAAGGTTCTTCAGCACTGGATGAACACCTACAAACCCCAGGAGCTTTTCGACGGTGACGGGAAGCTGCGCGCCGAGCTCGCGTCGCTGGCGCCGACGGGGCATCGCCGCATGAGCGACAATCCGCACGCAAACGGCGGCCTGTTGCTGCGCGATCTGAAGATGCCGGATTTCCGCGATTATGCCGTCTCCGTGCCTAAGCCCGGATCGGTGGCCACCGAATCGGCTCGCGTCATGGGCAAGTTCCTGCGTGACGTGATGAAGCTCAACCTCAACAGCAAGAACTTCCGGCTGTTCAGTCCCGACGAGAACAACTCCAATCGCTGGCAGGACGTGCTTGAGGTGACGGATCGCTGCTACATGGCCGAGATCTATCCCGAGGACGATCACCTGTCGCCCGACGGTCGCATCATGGAGGTCCTAAGCGAGCATCAATGCCAAGGCTGGCTTGAAGGCTATCTGTTGACCGGCCGTCACGGCTTCTTCTCCTGCTATGAGGCCTTCATTCACATCATCGACTCGATGTTCAACCAGCATGCCAAATGGCTGAAGGTGTGCAATCACATCCCCTGGCGGCGGCCGATCGCGTCGCTCAACTACTTCCTCAGCTCGCATGTCTGGAGGCAAGATCACAACGGCTTTTCTCATCAGGATCCGGGTTTCATCGACCACGTGATCAACAAGAAGGCCGAGGTCATCCGCGTCTATCTTCCGCCGGACGCCAACACGCTGCTATCCGTTACCGATCATTGCCTGCGCAGCCGCAACTATGTGAACGTGGTGGTGGCAGGCAAGCAGCCCGCTCCGCAATGGCTCACGATGGATGAGGCCATAAAACACTGCGCCGAAGGCCTCGGAATTTGGCAATGGGCCAGCAATGACCGGGATGCGGAGCCGGATGTGGTCATGGCCTGCTGCGGCGACGTGCCGACTCTGGAGACACTCGCCGCCGTCCAGCTGATCCGCGAGCACCTTCCCCAGGTGAAGGTACGGGTCATCAACGTCGTCAATCTGATGAAGCTGCAGCCCTCGAGCGAACATCCCCATGGGCTTTCAGATCCCGACTTCGATGCGCTCTTCACGAAGGACAAGCCGATCATCTTCGCCTTCCACGGATATCCCTGGCTGATCCACCGGCTGACCTACCGGCGAACCAACCACAAGAACCTGCATGTCAGAGGATATAAGGAGGAGGGAACGACGACGACGCCGTTCGACATGGTCGTTCTGAACCAGCTCGATCGCTTTCATCTTGTCGAAGACGTCATCGATCGGCTGCCGCAGCTTGGCGCGCGCGCGGCCTATTTCAAGCAGGCGGTTCGCGGCAAGCTGATCGAGCACCGGCAATATATCGAGGCGCATGGTGATGACATGCCTGAGATCAGTGGCTGGACATGGGGCGTCAAGAGCACCGCGAAGGGGAAGGCGGCGACCTCCACAGAGGGAGACAATGCCTAG